From a region of the Tamandua tetradactyla isolate mTamTet1 chromosome 10, mTamTet1.pri, whole genome shotgun sequence genome:
- the LOC143647778 gene encoding LOW QUALITY PROTEIN: nuclear pore complex protein Nup153-like (The sequence of the model RefSeq protein was modified relative to this genomic sequence to represent the inferred CDS: inserted 5 bases in 4 codons; substituted 2 bases at 2 genomic stop codons), with protein sequence MVSRARGLGRGGSKIRTRRGCQGPSRPYTQERQQHQGILSRLTDSIKNIVPGWLQRYFNRSEDVRTCSADTXEVPRGQENREDERLTQATEESANISDEKGTPAPTVDNREEPSTGSSALDYTDVPTRPSLQESHLNFSMLESPALHHQPSTSSALPTGCSGFSFVKEIEYSTSQNDNSSTTAVFFPRASDKDKAALKNASVPPLWSTEAEHSRSLPQYIATRARKQAFRLSAFGTRTLSSSLGNSPILKTNQLGYSLFYPGKTTYGGVAAAGRQSKLRGTPYQASVIMQIKAKQLSARSYGVTSLAARRILLXSLEKMSSSLLDAKRIPFGLSSVNYLDRGDRDSTNFQTKRIKMDSQYPPVQRLMTPKPVPIATKQTVYFNPSLTPFPELRKTNQRIVSKYHTQCEKCVTTGQNRGQESGIPYPNFSLPAANGLSSGLGNGVGKIRQERTHFTAIKLPVEQEMEVPVLPKISPPITNSSLPVCRFCSSVITPSSPSPINPSQSLTNKVQMISPSSSDSSVFIFSPPIIKLTEADELPSSSTEFTDNMPVVKEELSDTNCTSDPMISTSAQDITAVNSTSCEKKPDEDHKDPFRHAKSLKEESILDFLRSRGYISPNVDSFAAQPAMTNQLFYTRPEIGSFTPSEIGLTESLKAHPPWQCDICLLQNKVTDAKCKGCQVARXARSAVIGTPNINGKPTVSASWTGFGHKFMPAMETWDCDICLVHKKPEVIKCEVCETPKPRIGVRRVPTLPVNSESTLKMTTPPASCTMTTGTLEFGDEFKRPIDYWECPIGCVSNNGEENKCVSCIPAKPEHSLPASSSSTLAVSLSSGRHLGLEKLKKPEGSWDCEVCLVXESAKCVVCECAKQGRKYEFKGFGTSSSSSNPATPTFRFVTSSSSSGPSQTLTNTGNFTFGGKGGSIIGVASDSGXMNSMSGDFKIXKPTGDFKFEVSSHSKSGEMRKKSKNDDNFKFGLSSGLSNPTPVAPSVCIRFWSNC encoded by the exons ATGGTCTCCAGAGCCAGAGGACTAGGAAGGGGCGGCAGCAAGATCCGGACACGGCGTGGCTGCCAGGGGCCTTCCCGGCCTTACACGCAGGAGCGACAGCAGCATCAGGGCATCCTCAGCAGGCTCACAGACTCCATTAAGAATATTGTGCCAGGATGGCTGCAGAGATACTTCAACAGGAGTGAAGATGTACGCACGTGCTCAGCAGACAC GGAGGTACCACGTGGGCAGGAAAATAGAGAAGATGAACGTCTCACTCAGGCCACTGAGGAGAGCGCTAATATTAGTGATGAAAAGGGCACTCCTGCACCAACAGTTGATAATAGAGAAGAACCCTCAACAGGTAGTTCTGCTTTAGATTACACAGATGTGCCAACAAGGCCTTCTCTTCAGGAGAGCCATCTGAACTTCTCCATGTTGGAATCCCCTGCCTTACACCATCAGCCCTCCACATCATCAGCATTGCCAACTGGCTGTTCTGGATTTTCCTTTGTAAAGGAAATCGAATATTCTACTTCTCAAAATGATAACAGCTCAACAACAGCAGTTTTCTTTCCAAGAGCTTCTGATAAAGATAAAGCTGCTCTGAAGAATGCTTCAGTCCCACCTCTGTGGTCCACAGAGGCTGAGCATTCTCGTTCACTTCCACAGTACATTGCCACCAGAGCAAGAAAACAAGCATTCAGGCTGTCTGCCTTTGGAACACGAACACTTTCCTCTTCACTTGGGAATTCTCCGATCCTTAAAACAAATCAGCTTGGttattctcttttttatcctgGAAAAACAACATATGGTGGGGTGGCAGCTGCTGGAAGACAGTCTAAACTACGAGGTACACCATATCAGGCATCAGTTATAATGCAGATAAAAGCTAAGCAACTCAGTGCAAGATCTTATGGTGTGACTAGTTTAGCAGCTCGGCGTATATTATTATAGTCCTTAGAGAAGATGTCAAGCTCTCTGCTGGATGCAAAAAGAATTCCTTTTGGTCTTTCTTCTGTGAATTATCTTGATAGAGGTGATAGAGATTCCACAAACTTTCAGACTAAAAGGATTAAGATGGACTCTCAGTATCCCCCTGTTCAGAGACTCATGACCCCAAAGCCAGTTCCCATAGCAACAAAGCAAACTGTTTATTTTAACCCATCTCTGACCCCATTTCCTGAATTGAGAAAGACTAATCAAAGAATAGTTAGTAAGTACCATACTCAATGTGAAAAATGTGTGACAACAGGACAAAACAGAGGACAAGAAAGTGGAATTCCATATCCAAATTTCAGTCTGCCTGCAGCCAATGGCTTATCTTCTGGATTAGGGAATGGAGTTGGCAAAATAAGACAAGAGAGAACACACTTCACTGCTATTAAACTGCCAGTGGAGCAGGAAATGGAAGTACCAGTATTACCAAAAATCTCTCCACCAATCACCAATTCTTCACTGCCTGTTTGCAGATTTTGTTCCTCTGTGATTACACCTTCCTCTCCATCACCCATAAATCCTTCACAATCATTAACAAATAAGGTACAAATGATTTCTCCAAGCAGCAGTGACAGTTCTGTGTTTATATTTTCACCTCCTATTATAAAACTTACTGAGGCAGATGAACTACCTTCATCATCTACTGAATTTACAGATAATATGCCTGTTGTAAAAGAAGAACTTTCTGATACCAATTGTACTTCAGACCCAATGATAAGTACTTCAGCTCAAGATATCACTGCAGTGAATAGTACAA GCTGTGAGAAGAAACCAGATGAAGATCATAAGGACCCTTttagacatgcaaaatctctAAAAGAAGAAAGTATCCTAGATTTTCTGAGAAGCCGTGGCTACATATCACCAAATGTAGATTCTTTTGCTGCTCAGCCTGCTATGACAAACCAGCTATTTTATACAAGACCAGAAATAGGTAGCTTTACTCCTAGTGAAATTGGACTTACAGAAAGTTTAAAAGCACATCCACCATGGCAGTGTGATATATGTCTACTCCAGAACAAAGTTACAGATGCAAAGTGCAAGGGCTGTCAAGTTGCAA TTGCCAGAAGTGCCGTAATTGGCACACCAAATATAAATGGCAAACCAACTGTCTCTGCATCATGGACAGGCTTCGGACACAAATTTATGCCAGCAATGGAAACTTGGGATTGTGATATCTGCTTAGTGCACAAGAAACCTGAAGTAATAAAATGTGAAGTTTGTGAAACACCCAAACCTAGAATTGGTGTTAGGCGTGTGCCTACATTGCCAGTGAATTCAGAAAGCACTCTAAAGATGACTACTCCACCTGCTAGCTGCACTATGACCACTGGTACCTTAGAATTTGGAGATGAGTTCAAAAGACCTATAGACTATTGGGAGTGTCCAATAGGCTGTGTTtctaataatggagaagaaaataaatgtgtgtcCTGTATACCTGCAAAACCAGAGCATTCACTACCTGCTTCAAGTAGCAGCACTCTAGCTgtctctctgtcatctggaaggcaTCTCGGATTGGAAAAGTTGAAGAAACCTGAGGGAAGCTGGGACTGTGAAGTATGCCTAG AAGAGTCTGCCAAATGTGTAGTATGTGAATGTGCAAAGCAAGGCAGAAAATATGAGTTTAAAGGCTTTGGTACATCTTCCTCATCTTCAAATCCAGCAACCCCAACCTTCAGATTTGTAACCTCATCATCCTCTTCTGGGCCTTCTCAGACTTTAACCAACACTGGAAACTTTACATTTGGAGGTAAAGGAGGCTCCATAATTGGTGTGGCATCAGATTCTG CCATGAATTCGATGAGTGGAgactttaaaatttgaaaacccACAGGAGATTTTAAGTTTGAGGTTTCATCTCATTCTAAAtctggagaaatgagaaaaaa GTCCAAGAATGATGATAACTTTAAGTTTGGACTATCTTCTGGCTTAAGCAATCCAACTCCTGTAGCTCCATCAGTCTGTATTAGGTTCTGGAGCAACTGCTAA